The Desulfovibrio sp. Fe33 genome includes the window ACTGACGCTGATACAGCCTTGACAGCCGTTTTACATGGTTGGGCTTCAACCCTTGCAGGTTGCCCTTGGGTTTCTGGGCTATGACGACGCTCCCCTGTTTACGCGGAAATATTCGACTTCGGCCCAACGCCGAAGCTCTTCCCCTTCCAGTACGATTCAGGGAGCGGAAGCCGGATGTCCGGCAAATTGCGCCGCTCCGGCCTCCGCTCCCTGAACCGCGGCACGATTATGCACTCACTTCCGCCGCGCGGCAATCCCCCTGATGCCGCGCGGCGGGGCGAAAACTGCGACTAGGCGTCGTTCTCGCTCAAGTACTTCGTAATCATGGCGTCATACTCGCTGGTCAGCCTGAAGGTCAGGGTGGCCATCTCCTTGCGGAAGGCGAGCGTCAGGCCGCCGTGCTCCTCGATCTCCTGGCGTACCGTCTCATAGTACTGGGGATCGGGGACCACGCAGATGGAATGGAAGTTCTTGGCGGTGGCGCGCAACATGGTGGGACCGCCGATGTCAATCTGCTCCACCGCGGCCTTGAGGTCCAGGCCCTTGGCTACGGCGTCGGCGAAGTTGTACAGGTTGACGCAAACCAGGTCGAACGGCTCGATGCCGAAATCGCGCAGGGTTTCCATGTGCGCCTCGTCATCCTTGTCGGCCAGGATGCCGCCGTGGATGTGCGGGTGAAGGGTCTTGACCCGGCCGCCGAGAATTTCGGGGAAATCGGTGACGTCGGACACCGAGGTGACGGGCAGCCCGGCGCCCTGCAGCATCTTCTTGGTGCCGCCGGTGGACACCAGTTCACACCCCTGCTCAACCAGGAACTCGCCGAACTCGGCAAGACCGGTCTTGTCGGTCACTGAAAGAATAGCTCTCTTAACAGGCAACAGATTCATCGCAAACCTCACTTGATGTTTTGTGAGCCTGTGCCAGATTTGTTGCCCAAAGGCAAGGCGCGGAAGGCCACGGTTTCCGGCGAAAATCAGCGCAATGGACCGGAGTTTTTCCACAGCTGTTCAAAAAACTTTGATTCCCGACGGCAAAAACTGCAAAAAAACCAAAACCGAGCCGCCCTCGCCGAAACGGGTGAACGGGCGGAAAACACTCAACAGCCCATCATTGCAGGACGATGAACAAGCAACGTGACCATCTGACGTTGGAACGGAATAAAGGGGACGGCGAACAGCCCCAGGCAGGGCCGCCGCTGAACTCGGAAAGCGGAAAGGACCGACGCTGGACATCCCCGGGCGGGGAAACGTCTTCACGCGGCCGACGAGCGTCTCGACGCCCTGAGGGCTGACCTCCCGCCCCGCGGCAAAAGGCTGCGGGACGGGAAATCAACGGGAGGGGAGACCTTTATCAGGACCTGATCTGGTCGAGCATTTCCTTGGCGGCGGCGTGCTCGGGATCCTTTTCGAGGATGATCTCAAGCTGCTTGACGGCCGCCTCGGTCTGCCCGGCACAAACGAGGCATCCGGCCAGAGAATAGCGCACTTCATGCTTGGCCGGATCGATTTCAAGGTAATTTTCGAGATGCGGGATGGTCTCGCCGAGACGGTTCAGCTCATGGCCGAGCCGAATCAGGCTGAACAGGGCGACCATGTTCTCGGGGTTCATGCCGACGGCCTCGACAAACAGGGAGAAGGCCTCTTCCTTGCCGCCGTTCTCCATGAGAATGAGTCCGATCCCTGAAAGACTCTTGTCGGAAGGCTCGATCTTGTGGGCCTTCCGGTACATGATCTCGGCGTTCTTCAAATCGCCGCGCTGGACAGCGACGGTAGCCAGGCCGAGATACGGGTCGGGATGGACGCCGTTGGAACCGACGGCCTTCTTGTAATACTCCTCGGCCTTGTCCAGCTCACCCATGAACAGGTAGCATTCGCCGAGTTCCTTGTTGATTTCGTAATCCAGATGACCACTCATAGTTCCCCTCCATTTCTCCTTTTCCCGAAGGGCCGGGCTGAAAAAATCTCCTTGGCCGATTCGGCCGAAACCGATCTAGCAATCAATGTGCCAACAACTGATTCCGCCACAACAGGCCATTGCAAAGATAAAACTATAACCCACTGTAAAAAATCATATTTTACGGCATACGCCTAACCGCGCCCCCTCCATTTCTCCTCCCCCACGAGGGGCCGGAGGGAAGATTCTACCTCTGTTTCCGCCAAAATGACGCGCCGGCGGCCGTCCCCTTGTCCGCAACTCTGACGCGCCGTCTCCAACATTTTATATATCTTGAATTATTCCAGGATATTATTCGTTTGGAACGGGAGTTGCTTACTCTTTTTCGGTCCCGGCGGAAAATCATGCCCCCACGGGACGGCCACGGTTACGCGAATGCAGGAGGATCAAGAAATGCGAGGACTTTTCGAGCACCAGCTCAACCTGACGGCAAAGGTCATGGACCTGCGCCTGGAACGTCAAAATGTCGTCACGGGCAACATCGCCAACGTGAACACGCCGGGCTACCGGGCCCGCAGCCTCGAATTCGAAGGCCGCCTGCAGGACGCGCTGAACCAGAACGCCCTTGGCAAGCTCACCCGCACTCAGGGGTCCCATCTTCCCGCAACCTTCGATCCCGACGGCTTCAAGGGCGAAGGGCTGGACGACTTCCGGGCGCGCGAGGTCTACGGCATGGACCACGTGAACCTGGACAAGGAAATGGCCACGAACGCCAAGAACACCATGATGTACAACGCCCTGGCCTCGGTCATCAAAAAAAGTTTCGACGGCATGGGCAAGGTCATTCAGGAAGGGAGCAAGTAAATGGATATCATGACAGCCCTGGACATCGGCGCGTCCGGCCTCACGGCCCAACGGGCGCAGCTCAACGTCATTTCCATGAACATGGCCAACATCCGGACCACCAAGACGGCCGAAGGCGGCCCGTACCAGCGCAAATCCGTCTCCTTCGAGGCGACCCCGGTCTACTCGCCCTTCGACCAGGCCATGCAGGACCAGCTCAACCGCAACCTGGAAGGAGTCAAGGTGTTGGGAGTGACCGCCGACCAGCGGCCCTTCAAGCAGGTCTACGAGCCTGACCATCCCGACGCCAACGACCAGGGCTACGTGTTCTATCCGGACATCAACGTGGTTGAGGAAATGGCCAACATGATGCAGGCCATGCGCGGATACGAGGCCAACGTCCAGACGATCCAGGCGGCCAAGCAAATGTTCCAGAAAGCCCTCGTCATCGGACAAGGCTAGGGAAAAGGAGATAGCAAATGGTCGTCAAGAGCGTCGCCATCAACGCGTATCAGAGCGCCATGGACCTCCGCCGCCGCACGGTGGATTCCACGGTCTCCGAGAGCCTCAAAAAGCCCCAGGAACCCGTCCGGAGCTTCAACGACACCCTCAAGTCCTCCCTCGTCAAGGTCAACGACCTGCAAAGCGAGAAGAAGGTCATGATCGAGGAATTCGCATCCGGCAAGAGCCAGAACGTGCATGAGCTGATGATCGCCATGCAGAAGGCGGGCATGGCCATGCAGATGACCGGCGCCGTCCGCAGCAAGGTCATGTCGGCGTACAAGGAAATCATGCAGATGCCGTTCTAGGCGTCGCCGCAACCCGTAGCAACACAGCCAACGCAAGCTGGAGAATAGAAAGATGCCTCCGTTCGTCGCCGAATACTGGTCCAAAGCACAGGGTCTCTGGGCAGACCGCACCGCGTCCCAACGTATCCTCATCGGTGGATTGGCCGCCGCAGTGATCGTTTCCTTCGCGCTGATGATCTACTGGATGAACAAGCCCGACTACAGGGTCCTGATGACAAACCTCTACCCCGAGGACGCATCCAGGATCGTGGCCCTGCTCCAGGGCCAGAAGGAAAGCTACAAGCTCGAGGACAACGGCCGGACCATCAAGGTCCCGGCGGACAGGGTGTACGAGCTCAGGCTCAAGGTGGCGGGAGAAGGCAACCTGCACGGCCAGGGCATCGGCTTTGAAATTTTCGACGAAGTGCAGATCGGCCAGACCGACTTCGTGCAGCACGTCAACTACCAGCGCGCCCTGCAAGGCGAGCTGGCCCGCACCATCACGGAATTTCCCCTCGTCGACAAAGCCCGTGTCCACCTGGTCATCCCGCAGAAGTCCCTGTTCATCGAGGACCAGATAGCGCCGTCGGCGTCCATCGTCCTGCAACTCAAGGGCGACGGCAAGCTTGAGCCCGACGAGGTCAAGGGCGTCGTCAATCTGGTGTCCATGGCCGTGGAAGGCCTTGAGCCCAAGAACATCACGGTCACGGACATGAAGGGGCACCCCCTGTACACCCCGGAGGACGAGACCTCCGGCCTGGCCATGTCCAACGCCCAACTCCTCTACAAGGCGGATGTGGAAGGCAAGCTGCAACGCCGCATTCTCGAACTCCTCGGCCCCGCCGTCGGCCCGGACAAGGTCATCGCCCGCGTCAACGCCGACCTCGATTTCAGCCAGCGCACCGTGCGCAAGGAGACCTACGACCCGGACGGCTCCGTGGTCCGCTCCGAAACCCGCAATGAAGAGACCACGCAAGGCGCTGCCTCGCTGGCCGGGGGCGAGCCCGACGTCAATTTCCGGGGCGACGGCTTCACCGGAACCCAGACCACACAGGATTCCACACGCGAGTCCAGGACCACCAACTTCGAGATAAACCGGCAGGAAGAAAATATTATTACCCCCGTCGGGGAATTGAAACGCCTGACCGTTGCGGTTATCGTTGACGGGACGTGGGAGACGGGCGCCGACGGCAATGCGGTCTACGCGCCCCGATCCGCCGAGGAAATCAACCGTATCCGCACCTTGATAGAAAACGCGGTGGGCTTCGACTCGCAGCGCGGCGACACCATCGAGGTGAGCAACATCTCCTTCGGCGAACCGCAGTTGGCCGACGGCGACTCCCTCATGCGGACCATGCTGGAATACGCCCAGCGGCTGGGCAAGCCGTTCCTCAACGGCCTGCTGATCTTCCTCTTCCTCATCCTGGTCGTCCGGCCGGTGGTCATGGCCCTGATCCGGCCCAGGATCGCCGAACAGGAGATCGAGGAGATGGCGGGGCTGCCCGGCACCGAACGGTTGGCCCTCGAAGAGGAAGAAATGGACGAGGAAGCCCTGGATACGTCCAGGCGGCTCGAAAACGCCAAGAATCACGCGATTCAACTGTCCGACGAAAATATCGATCAGGCGGTCCACCTGCTCAAGACCTGGCTCACCCAGGAGGCATAAGACATGGCAGATTTTAGCGGCCCCCAGAAAACGGCCATCGTGCTCCTCGCCCTGGGCGAGAAGTTCACGGCGGAGGTGTTCAAGCGCATGGAGCGCAACGAAATCGCCGCCGTGTCCAAGGCCATGCTCGAAACCGACTCCATTCCCAAGGAGGAGGTGCTGGAAGTCCTCAAGGAATACAACGAGGCCCTGGCATACGGCGCGGAACTTCTGGTGGGCGGCCCGGAACAGGTCAAGCGTCTGCTGACCCAGTCCCTGGACTCGGAAACGGCCAAGTACATCATGGACTCCCTGGACCTGGACACCGGCCCCACGCCGTTCCAGGAACTGGAGAACGTCAGCCCGCGCATCCTGGCGCAGATTCTCCGCAACGAGCATCCCCAGACCCTGGCCCTTATCCTGGGGCATCTGCACCCGGACCAGGCCGCCGAGCTCATCCAGAACCTTCCCGCGGGCGTCCGCGCCGAAGTGCTCATGCGCCTCGCCAAGCTCGAAGCCGTGGCCGAGGAAATGCTCATGGAAGTGGACAAGGTCCTGCAAAGCCAGCTCATCGCCATGGGCGGCAAGGAAGGCAAGAAGGTCGGCGGCGTCAATTCCGTGGCGGAGATTCTCAACGCCGTGGACCGCAACACCGAGG containing:
- a CDS encoding IMP cyclohydrolase is translated as MNLLPVKRAILSVTDKTGLAEFGEFLVEQGCELVSTGGTKKMLQGAGLPVTSVSDVTDFPEILGGRVKTLHPHIHGGILADKDDEAHMETLRDFGIEPFDLVCVNLYNFADAVAKGLDLKAAVEQIDIGGPTMLRATAKNFHSICVVPDPQYYETVRQEIEEHGGLTLAFRKEMATLTFRLTSEYDAMITKYLSENDA
- a CDS encoding tetratricopeptide repeat protein encodes the protein MSGHLDYEINKELGECYLFMGELDKAEEYYKKAVGSNGVHPDPYLGLATVAVQRGDLKNAEIMYRKAHKIEPSDKSLSGIGLILMENGGKEEAFSLFVEAVGMNPENMVALFSLIRLGHELNRLGETIPHLENYLEIDPAKHEVRYSLAGCLVCAGQTEAAVKQLEIILEKDPEHAAAKEMLDQIRS
- the flgB gene encoding flagellar basal body rod protein FlgB, which encodes MRGLFEHQLNLTAKVMDLRLERQNVVTGNIANVNTPGYRARSLEFEGRLQDALNQNALGKLTRTQGSHLPATFDPDGFKGEGLDDFRAREVYGMDHVNLDKEMATNAKNTMMYNALASVIKKSFDGMGKVIQEGSK
- the flgC gene encoding flagellar basal body rod protein FlgC; the encoded protein is MDIMTALDIGASGLTAQRAQLNVISMNMANIRTTKTAEGGPYQRKSVSFEATPVYSPFDQAMQDQLNRNLEGVKVLGVTADQRPFKQVYEPDHPDANDQGYVFYPDINVVEEMANMMQAMRGYEANVQTIQAAKQMFQKALVIGQG
- the fliE gene encoding flagellar hook-basal body complex protein FliE; protein product: MVVKSVAINAYQSAMDLRRRTVDSTVSESLKKPQEPVRSFNDTLKSSLVKVNDLQSEKKVMIEEFASGKSQNVHELMIAMQKAGMAMQMTGAVRSKVMSAYKEIMQMPF
- the fliF gene encoding flagellar basal-body MS-ring/collar protein FliF is translated as MPPFVAEYWSKAQGLWADRTASQRILIGGLAAAVIVSFALMIYWMNKPDYRVLMTNLYPEDASRIVALLQGQKESYKLEDNGRTIKVPADRVYELRLKVAGEGNLHGQGIGFEIFDEVQIGQTDFVQHVNYQRALQGELARTITEFPLVDKARVHLVIPQKSLFIEDQIAPSASIVLQLKGDGKLEPDEVKGVVNLVSMAVEGLEPKNITVTDMKGHPLYTPEDETSGLAMSNAQLLYKADVEGKLQRRILELLGPAVGPDKVIARVNADLDFSQRTVRKETYDPDGSVVRSETRNEETTQGAASLAGGEPDVNFRGDGFTGTQTTQDSTRESRTTNFEINRQEENIITPVGELKRLTVAVIVDGTWETGADGNAVYAPRSAEEINRIRTLIENAVGFDSQRGDTIEVSNISFGEPQLADGDSLMRTMLEYAQRLGKPFLNGLLIFLFLILVVRPVVMALIRPRIAEQEIEEMAGLPGTERLALEEEEMDEEALDTSRRLENAKNHAIQLSDENIDQAVHLLKTWLTQEA
- the fliG gene encoding flagellar motor switch protein FliG, which produces MADFSGPQKTAIVLLALGEKFTAEVFKRMERNEIAAVSKAMLETDSIPKEEVLEVLKEYNEALAYGAELLVGGPEQVKRLLTQSLDSETAKYIMDSLDLDTGPTPFQELENVSPRILAQILRNEHPQTLALILGHLHPDQAAELIQNLPAGVRAEVLMRLAKLEAVAEEMLMEVDKVLQSQLIAMGGKEGKKVGGVNSVAEILNAVDRNTEEEVLSEIEEESTQMAEDIRNLMFVFEDVKSIDDIAIRELLKEVSNEDLTVALKGASEELREKFFKNLSERASAMIKEDLEIMPPKKLSEVEAAQQAIVKTVRRLEDEGKIVISRGGSDVFI